In Methanobacterium paludis, the following proteins share a genomic window:
- a CDS encoding DUF1616 domain-containing protein gives MKLDKIVSILLAIIIIIAVSATIYIIVNPAPNETFTEFYILGENGKAGNYSTSMNIGETSNLTIGIVNHEYKNTFYQVVVKNNNNSVFEKNITLQNNEKIEIPYEFTASQTGINKLDFFLYKLPDEKNVYRSLDLPVNVS, from the coding sequence ATGAAATTGGATAAAATTGTTTCAATATTACTAGCCATTATAATTATTATAGCAGTTTCAGCAACCATTTACATCATAGTTAACCCAGCACCAAATGAAACATTCACAGAATTCTACATACTTGGAGAAAATGGGAAGGCAGGAAACTACTCAACCAGCATGAATATTGGTGAAACAAGTAATTTAACGATAGGCATAGTAAACCATGAATATAAAAATACTTTTTATCAAGTTGTCGTTAAAAACAACAACAACAGTGTATTCGAGAAAAATATAACCCTGCAAAACAATGAAAAAATAGAAATACCCTACGAATTCACCGCATCTCAAACAGGCATCAATAAGCTGGATTTCTTCCTTTACAAACTTCCAGATGAAAAAAATGTTTACAGATCTCTCGATCTGCCAGTAAATGTTTCTTAA
- a CDS encoding energy-converting hydrogenase A subunit A EhaA codes for MIIHANVLYTLISYILAIGSAVIVGLILRLPLLPEKPMRQSWTISVIFPTAVLALGFTAMVFGLGYEGTGYHGMYIGIAVGVLTALFSKFLLEKITPKPQSEEAHE; via the coding sequence ATGATTATTCATGCTAATGTTTTGTATACCTTGATAAGTTACATACTGGCTATAGGTTCTGCAGTAATTGTTGGGTTAATTTTAAGACTCCCCCTGCTTCCTGAGAAGCCTATGAGACAATCTTGGACTATAAGCGTAATTTTTCCAACGGCAGTACTTGCATTGGGCTTTACAGCCATGGTATTCGGACTTGGATACGAGGGAACAGGATACCATGGAATGTACATAGGAATTGCAGTGGGAGTGCTCACAGCACTATTTTCTAAATTCCTCTTGGAAAAAATCACCCCAAAACCTCAATCGGAGGAAGCACATGAATGA
- a CDS encoding SDR family oxidoreductase: protein MKDKKVVVTGGLGFIGSHITEGLIENNEVTIIDDMSAGKLDNIKHLETENIDFIKGDITELNLKSIFDDKDYIFHEAAMASVPKSVEDPVKCNRINITGTLKVLVAAKDTDVKKVVLASSSAVYGDSQNMPLKEDEPLKPMSPYAVTKATGELYCNTFTDLYGLQTAALRYFNVFGQRQDPNSQYAAAIPNFIDKILKGERPVIYSDGEQSRDFIYIKNVVDANIKVCESNKTGIFNIGHGKKTTINELVKVINEVMETEVEPVYEDPRTGDIKHSLADVSKAKSFGFEPEDKFKDELRETVRWFAGGVKAK, encoded by the coding sequence ATGAAGGACAAAAAGGTAGTTGTAACAGGTGGTCTGGGATTCATAGGATCACACATCACAGAAGGTTTAATTGAGAATAATGAAGTCACAATAATCGACGACATGTCCGCTGGAAAACTTGATAACATCAAACATCTTGAAACGGAGAACATCGACTTTATAAAAGGAGATATAACGGAATTAAACCTTAAATCAATATTCGATGATAAAGATTATATATTCCATGAAGCAGCAATGGCAAGTGTTCCTAAAAGTGTTGAAGACCCTGTAAAATGCAACAGAATCAATATTACAGGTACTTTGAAGGTTCTTGTGGCTGCAAAGGATACTGATGTTAAAAAAGTTGTTTTAGCCTCATCATCTGCAGTTTACGGTGATTCACAGAACATGCCACTCAAAGAAGATGAACCCCTAAAACCAATGTCACCATACGCTGTCACCAAGGCAACAGGAGAACTCTACTGCAACACCTTTACAGATTTATACGGCCTGCAAACAGCAGCTTTAAGATACTTCAATGTTTTCGGACAGAGACAGGACCCTAACTCCCAGTACGCCGCCGCAATACCCAACTTCATAGACAAAATATTAAAAGGTGAAAGACCAGTTATCTACAGCGATGGGGAGCAGAGCAGGGACTTCATATACATAAAAAACGTTGTTGATGCCAATATCAAAGTATGTGAGTCCAACAAGACTGGTATTTTTAACATAGGCCACGGCAAGAAAACAACCATTAATGAACTTGTCAAGGTTATAAACGAGGTTATGGAAACTGAAGTTGAACCTGTTTATGAAGATCCAAGGACGGGAGATATAAAACATTCACTTGCAGATGTTTCAAAGGCTAAATCCTTTGGATTTGAACCGGAAGATAAGTTTAAAGATGAATTAAGGGAAACTGTTCGATGGTTTGCTGGTGGAGTAAAAGCTAAATAA